A genomic region of Plasmodium falciparum 3D7 genome assembly, chromosome: 11 contains the following coding sequences:
- a CDS encoding glycine cleavage system H protein: MINIRKVLLPSCVITKSFLNNYYKRLITYYTKTHEYIKIEDGNLNNRKDMTNVKCKIGISNYGTHKLGEIVYVDVAHNINDHVKKGDCIATIESVKSVGDVYTPVSGKIININNKIIDNVNLMNEQSEIDGWIMELETNQINEKEIMNISEYEKMCEEEEQNEEKKIQQNEINCMEEKNKNKIFDINDMKNIENKGQGGK; encoded by the coding sequence atgataaatataagaaaagtGCTTCTTCCCAGTTGTGTTATTACTAAAAGttttttgaataattattacaaaaggcttataacatattatacaaaaacacatgaatatataaaaattgagGATGGAAATTTGAACAATAGAAAAGATATGACTAACGTTAAATGTAAAATTGGAATTAGTAATTATGGAACTCATAAACTAGGAGAAATAGTATACGTGGATGTAgcacataatataaatgatcatGTTAAAAAAGGAGATTGTATAGCGACAATTGAAAGTGTCAAGAGTGTAGGAGATGTATATACTCCTGTTAGTggtaaaattataaatataaataataagataaTAGATAACGTGAATTTAATGAATGAACAATCAGAAATAGATGGATGGATTATGGAATTAGAAACAaatcaaataaatgaaaaagaaattatgaatatttcggaatatgaaaaaatgtgtgaagaagaagaacaaaatgaagaaaagaaaatacaacaaaatgaaattaattgtatggaagaaaaaaataaaaataaaatttttgatataaatgatatgaaAAACATTGAAAATAAAGGGCAAGGGGGGAAATAA
- a CDS encoding aquaglyceroporin, with amino-acid sequence MHMLFYKSYVREFIGEFLGTFVLMFLGEGATANFHTTGLSGDWYKLCLGWGLAVFFGILVSAKLSGAHLNLAVSIGLSSINKFDLKKIPVYFFAQLLGAFVGTSTVYGLYHGFISNSKIPQFAWETSRNPSISLTGAFFNELILTGILLLVILVVVDENICGKFHILKLSSVVGLIILCIGITFGGNTGFALNPSRDLGSRFLSLIAYGKDTFTKDNFYFWVPLVAPCVGSVVFCQFYDKVICPLVDLANNEKDGVDL; translated from the coding sequence ATgcatatgttattttataaatcatATGTTAGGGAATTCATTGGAGAATTTTTAGGAACCTTCGTTTTGATGTTTCTTGGTGAAGGAGCAACAGCAAATTTCCATACAACTGGATTATCTGGAGATTGGTATAAATTATGTTTAGGTTGGGGTTTAGCAGTATTTTTTGGGATATTAGTATCAGCAAAATTGAGTGGTGCACATTTAAATTTAGCCGTTTCAATAGGTTTATCatctattaataaatttgatttaaaaaaaatacctgTATATTTCTTTGCACAATTATTAGGAGCATTTGTAGGAACATCTACTGTATATGGATTATATCATGGCTTTATATCTAATAGTAAAATTCCTCAATTTGCTTGGGAAACTAGTAGAAATCCATCCATAAGTTTAACTGGAgctttttttaatgaattaatattaactggtatattattactagTAATATTAGTAGTAgttgatgaaaatatatgtgGAAAATTTCACATATTAAAACTTAGCTCTGTTGTCggattaattattttatgtattggTATAACATTCGGTGGCAATACTGGATTTGCACTTAACCCATCAAGAGATTTAGGATCCAGATTTTTATCTCTAATTGCATATGGAAAAGATACCTTTACAAaagataatttttatttttgggTACCTCTTGTAGCCCCATGTGTTGGTAGTGTAGTGTTTTGTCAATTCTATGATAAAGTTATTTGCCCCTTAGTTGATCTTgcaaataatgaaaaagatgGTGTAGATTTGTAA